Proteins encoded by one window of Enterobacter pseudoroggenkampii:
- the lpp gene encoding murein lipoprotein Lpp has protein sequence MNRTKLVLGAVILGSTLLAGCSSNAKIDQLSSDVQTLNAKVDQLSNDVNAMRSDVQAAKDDAARANQRLDNQATKYRK, from the coding sequence ATGAATCGTACTAAACTGGTACTGGGCGCGGTAATCCTGGGTTCTACTCTGCTGGCTGGTTGCTCCAGCAACGCTAAAATCGATCAGCTGTCTTCTGACGTTCAGACTCTGAACGCTAAAGTTGACCAGCTGAGCAACGACGTGAACGCAATGCGTTCCGACGTTCAGGCTGCTAAAGACGACGCAGCTCGCGCTAACCAGCGTCTGGACAACCAGGCTACTAAATACCGTAAGTAA
- the sufS gene encoding cysteine desulfurase SufS, which produces MSFPVEKVRADFPVLTREVNGLPLAYLDSAASAQKPNQVVDAEAEFYRHGYAAVHRGIHTLSAEATQRMENVRTQLAAFLNARSPEELVFVRGTTEGINLVANSWGNAQVHAGDNIIITQMEHHANIVPWQMLCERVGAQLRVIPLNADGTLQLEQLDALLDDKTRLVAVTQVSNVLGTENPVAEIVEKAHHAGAKVLIDGAQAVMHHAVDVQALDCDFYVFSGHKLYGPTGIGVLYVKEDILQAMPPWEGGGSMIATVSLTEGTTYARAPWRFEAGTPNTGGIIGLGAAISYVSSIGLDSIQEYEQLLMHYALEELASVPDLTLYGPADRQGVIAFNLGKHHAYDVGSFLDNYGVAVRTGHHCAMPLMAFYQVPAMCRASLVMYNTTEEVDRLVAGLKRIHQLLG; this is translated from the coding sequence ATGAGTTTTCCCGTCGAGAAAGTACGGGCAGATTTCCCGGTTCTGACCCGTGAAGTAAACGGTCTGCCGCTGGCCTATCTGGACAGCGCGGCCAGCGCGCAGAAGCCGAATCAGGTGGTGGATGCGGAAGCCGAGTTTTATCGCCACGGCTACGCCGCCGTGCATCGCGGTATTCATACCCTGAGCGCCGAGGCGACCCAGCGGATGGAAAACGTGCGTACGCAGCTGGCCGCCTTCCTTAACGCCCGCTCGCCGGAAGAACTGGTCTTTGTTCGCGGAACCACCGAAGGGATTAACCTTGTCGCTAACAGCTGGGGCAACGCTCAGGTTCACGCGGGGGATAACATCATCATCACCCAGATGGAGCACCACGCCAATATCGTGCCGTGGCAGATGCTCTGCGAGCGCGTGGGGGCGCAGCTGCGGGTAATCCCGTTAAATGCCGACGGGACGCTGCAGCTCGAGCAGCTAGACGCATTGCTTGACGATAAAACGCGGCTGGTGGCGGTCACCCAGGTCTCCAACGTGCTGGGGACGGAAAACCCGGTGGCGGAGATCGTCGAAAAGGCCCACCATGCGGGCGCGAAGGTGCTGATTGACGGTGCCCAGGCGGTGATGCATCACGCGGTTGACGTCCAGGCGCTGGACTGCGATTTCTACGTCTTTTCAGGCCACAAGCTCTACGGGCCGACCGGGATTGGCGTGCTGTATGTGAAAGAAGATATCCTGCAGGCGATGCCGCCGTGGGAAGGGGGCGGGTCGATGATCGCCACCGTCAGCCTGACGGAAGGCACCACCTATGCGCGCGCGCCGTGGCGTTTTGAGGCGGGCACGCCCAACACCGGTGGGATTATCGGTTTAGGGGCGGCGATTTCTTATGTCTCCTCAATCGGCCTTGATAGCATTCAGGAGTACGAACAGCTGCTGATGCACTATGCGCTTGAGGAGCTTGCCAGCGTGCCGGATCTGACCCTCTACGGGCCTGCCGACCGGCAAGGGGTAATCGCGTTCAATCTCGGGAAACATCACGCCTATGACGTGGGCAGTTTCCTCGATAACTACGGCGTGGCGGTCCGTACCGGGCACCACTGCGCCATGCCGCTGATGGCGTTTTACCAGGTACCGGCAATGTGCCGCGCGTCGCTGGTGATGTACAACACAACGGAAGAGGTCGACAGGCTGGTGGCGGGGCTTAAGCGCATTCATCAGCTGCTGGGCTAA
- the sufC gene encoding Fe-S cluster assembly ATPase SufC translates to MLSIKDLQVSVEDKAILRGLNFDVKPGEVHAIMGPNGSGKSTLSATLAGREDYEVTHGSVEFNGKDLLEMSPEDRAGEGIFMAFQYPVEIPGVSNQFFLQTALNAVRKYRGLEALDRFDFQDLMEEKIKLLKMPEDLLTRSVNVGFSGGEKKRNDILQMAVLEPELCILDETDSGLDIDALKIVADGVNSLRDGKRSFIIVTHYQRILDYIKPDYVHVLYQGRIVKSGDFTLVKQLEEQGYGWLTEQQ, encoded by the coding sequence ATGTTAAGCATTAAAGATTTACAGGTCAGCGTAGAAGACAAAGCCATCCTGCGTGGCCTCAATTTTGACGTCAAGCCGGGGGAAGTCCACGCCATCATGGGGCCGAACGGTTCCGGGAAAAGTACGCTTTCTGCGACGCTGGCGGGGCGCGAAGATTATGAGGTGACCCACGGCTCGGTCGAGTTTAACGGCAAAGATCTGCTGGAGATGTCGCCGGAAGACCGTGCGGGCGAGGGCATCTTTATGGCCTTCCAGTACCCGGTCGAAATTCCGGGCGTCAGCAACCAGTTCTTCCTACAGACGGCGCTGAATGCGGTGCGTAAGTATCGCGGGCTGGAGGCGCTGGACCGCTTCGACTTCCAGGATCTGATGGAAGAGAAGATTAAGCTGCTGAAAATGCCGGAAGATCTGCTGACCCGCTCGGTGAACGTTGGTTTTTCCGGCGGTGAGAAAAAGCGTAACGATATTCTGCAGATGGCGGTTCTGGAACCCGAGCTGTGCATTCTGGATGAGACCGACTCCGGTCTGGACATCGATGCCCTGAAGATTGTCGCTGACGGAGTGAACTCCCTGCGCGACGGCAAGCGCTCGTTTATTATCGTCACCCACTACCAGCGCATTCTGGACTACATCAAGCCGGATTACGTCCACGTGCTTTACCAGGGACGTATTGTGAAATCCGGTGATTTCACGTTGGTTAAACAACTGGAGGAGCAGGGTTATGGCTGGCTTACCGAACAGCAGTAA
- the sufD gene encoding Fe-S cluster assembly protein SufD has protein sequence MAGLPNSSNALQQWHRLFEAQGGTRSEQAQQHLQQMLRLGLPTRKHENWKYTPLDGLLNAEFVTRLADLTPAQRDALALRVDALRLVFVDGQFRPELSDTVQESGFEIEINDDRQRLSAPVQPEVFLHLTESLARSVTHIRVKRNQRPAKPLLLMHITQGLDGDEINTAHYRHHLELAEGAEATVIEHYVSLNETRHFTGSRLTMNVAANAQLHHVKLAFENAQSHHFAHNDIVLGQDAAAYSHSFLLGGAVLRHNTSTQLNGENTTLRINSLAMPVKSEVCDTRTWLEHNKGYCNSRQLHKTIVSDKGRAVFNGLINVAQHAIKTDGQMTNNNLLLGRLAEVDTKPQLEIYADDVKCSHGATVGRIDDEQMFYLRSRGIDQQAAQKMIIYAFAAELTEALHDGQLKLQVLDRIGQRLPGGEA, from the coding sequence ATGGCTGGCTTACCGAACAGCAGTAATGCACTCCAGCAGTGGCACCGGCTGTTTGAAGCCCAGGGGGGCACGCGCTCCGAGCAGGCGCAGCAGCATCTTCAGCAAATGCTGCGTCTCGGGTTGCCGACACGTAAGCACGAGAACTGGAAATACACCCCGCTTGATGGCCTGCTGAACGCCGAGTTTGTGACCCGTCTGGCGGATCTCACCCCAGCACAGCGCGACGCGCTGGCCTTGCGTGTCGATGCCCTGCGCCTGGTGTTCGTCGACGGTCAGTTCCGTCCGGAACTGAGCGACACGGTTCAGGAGAGCGGCTTTGAGATTGAGATAAACGACGATCGCCAGCGCCTGAGCGCCCCGGTTCAGCCTGAGGTCTTCCTGCACCTGACCGAGAGTCTGGCCCGCAGCGTGACGCACATCCGCGTGAAGCGTAACCAGCGTCCGGCAAAACCGCTGCTGCTGATGCACATCACTCAGGGACTGGACGGCGATGAAATCAATACCGCGCACTATCGCCACCATCTGGAGCTGGCGGAGGGAGCAGAGGCCACGGTCATCGAACATTACGTCAGCCTCAATGAGACGCGTCACTTTACCGGATCGCGTCTGACGATGAATGTTGCCGCGAATGCGCAGCTTCATCATGTCAAGCTGGCGTTTGAGAATGCGCAGAGCCACCACTTTGCCCATAACGACATTGTCCTTGGCCAGGATGCCGCGGCGTACAGCCACAGCTTCCTGCTCGGCGGGGCGGTGCTGCGCCACAACACCAGCACGCAGCTTAACGGTGAAAACACCACGCTGCGCATCAACAGCCTGGCGATGCCGGTTAAATCGGAAGTGTGCGACACGCGCACCTGGCTGGAGCACAACAAAGGCTACTGCAACAGCCGCCAGCTGCACAAAACCATCGTCAGTGATAAAGGCCGCGCGGTGTTTAACGGACTGATTAACGTGGCGCAGCACGCCATTAAAACCGACGGGCAGATGACCAACAATAATCTGCTGTTAGGCCGCCTTGCGGAAGTGGACACTAAACCGCAGCTGGAGATCTACGCCGACGACGTCAAATGCAGCCACGGTGCGACGGTCGGGCGAATCGACGACGAGCAGATGTTCTACCTGCGCTCGCGCGGCATCGACCAGCAGGCGGCGCAGAAAATGATTATCTACGCGTTTGCCGCCGAACTGACGGAAGCGCTGCACGATGGTCAGTTAAAACTGCAGGTGCTGGATCGGATCGGTCAGCGCCTGCCTGGAGGCGAAGCATGA
- the sufE gene encoding cysteine desulfuration protein SufE, with protein MAELPDKDKLLRNFSRCANWEEKYLYIIELGQRLPPLSEEAHTPENSIQGCQSQVWIVMAQSDDGTVELHGDSDAAIVKGLIAVVFILYHRMSAQDIVAFDVRPWFEKMALTQHLTPSRSQGLEAMIRAIRAKAAILS; from the coding sequence ATGGCAGAACTGCCGGACAAAGATAAACTGCTGCGTAACTTCTCGCGTTGCGCAAACTGGGAAGAGAAGTATCTCTATATCATTGAGCTGGGACAGCGCTTGCCGCCGCTCAGCGAAGAGGCGCATACCCCGGAGAACAGTATTCAGGGCTGTCAGAGCCAGGTGTGGATTGTGATGGCGCAGTCGGATGACGGCACTGTCGAACTGCACGGCGACAGCGATGCGGCCATTGTAAAAGGGCTTATTGCGGTCGTCTTTATTCTTTATCACCGGATGTCGGCGCAGGATATTGTCGCGTTTGATGTCCGCCCGTGGTTTGAAAAAATGGCCCTGACCCAACACCTCACCCCGTCTCGTTCCCAGGGACTGGAAGCGATGATTCGCGCCATCCGCGCCAAAGCTGCAATCCTTAGCTAG
- the ldtE gene encoding L,D-transpeptidase LdtE yields the protein MKRASLITLLLLSSLGALNSARAMDYPLPPAGSRLIGQNQTYTIQEGDNKLQTIARRFNTAAQVILETNNTIAPVNPAPGTVITIPSQMLLPDTPREGIVVNLAELRLYYFPPGENIVQVFPLGIGQLGLETPVTTTRVSQKIPNPTWTPTPGIRARSLEQGIKLPPVVPAGPNNPLGRFALRLGVGNGEYLIHGTSAPDSVGLRVSSGCMRMNAPDIKALFEQVRVGTRVQIINEPVKFSVEPDGKRYIEVHRPLAQAEGENPQVSPITHSADFATFVSQAGSDKALIDKALSRRAGIPVIVSSGSGPSVLSVQNSRVSAAVAEDEGEKVTQ from the coding sequence ATGAAGCGCGCGTCTCTAATAACTCTATTACTCCTCAGTTCGCTCGGCGCCCTTAATTCGGCCCGCGCGATGGACTATCCGTTGCCGCCCGCAGGCAGTCGTCTGATTGGGCAAAATCAAACCTACACGATACAGGAAGGGGATAATAAGCTGCAGACCATCGCCCGTCGGTTTAATACGGCGGCACAGGTGATCCTGGAAACGAACAATACCATTGCGCCGGTAAACCCTGCGCCGGGAACCGTGATTACCATCCCGTCGCAGATGCTGCTGCCGGACACGCCGCGCGAGGGCATTGTGGTGAACCTCGCAGAGCTTCGGCTCTACTACTTCCCGCCGGGAGAAAACATCGTTCAGGTCTTCCCGCTCGGCATCGGACAGCTGGGGCTGGAAACGCCGGTCACGACCACGCGCGTGAGCCAGAAAATCCCGAATCCCACCTGGACACCTACGCCGGGCATCAGAGCACGCTCTCTGGAGCAGGGAATTAAATTACCTCCGGTGGTACCTGCCGGGCCCAATAACCCCCTGGGACGCTTCGCACTGCGTTTAGGCGTGGGCAATGGGGAATATCTCATCCACGGCACCAGCGCACCGGACAGCGTCGGCCTGCGGGTCAGCTCCGGCTGTATGCGGATGAATGCCCCGGACATCAAAGCCCTGTTCGAACAGGTGCGGGTGGGTACGCGGGTACAGATCATCAATGAACCCGTTAAGTTCTCTGTGGAGCCGGATGGTAAACGCTATATTGAAGTCCACCGCCCGCTGGCGCAGGCTGAGGGAGAAAACCCACAGGTCTCGCCCATTACCCATTCCGCAGACTTTGCGACCTTTGTTTCTCAGGCGGGAAGCGACAAGGCGCTGATTGATAAAGCCCTGTCACGTCGCGCCGGGATCCCGGTTATCGTGTCGTCAGGCAGCGGCCCGTCCGTGTTGTCGGTGCAGAACAGTCGGGTGTCCGCAGCGGTAGCGGAAGATGAAGGGGAGAAGGTGACGCAGTAG